In the genome of Ziziphus jujuba cultivar Dongzao chromosome 10, ASM3175591v1, the window tctaccaccacttgcacctaaggtaacggaatttaagagtgtgagatgctaatcatctccgtgagtaacccgaactactaaacaccttttgtgataataaaaataatagtaatagcaattaaggaatataacacataccaacaattaataaataaataataataataactgttggaaaataataatttccctcaaaactctcaccaatcgctccgtttgaaatgttccctttttaaaaccttttcgcaaaacccaatgtacatacctcccaaaaaccaagcgattaaaccattaataagcaataattaaataaatacataccccaatatataattaaaatgtaataaattatagtaaataattttgaacacctttggggtttaaaacattatttacaatttacaccgacgccacaccatataccggtgatgccctccgatacccagcgtcccgagcaccgactggcggaggggttaaagagagaaacctgcaacggtcacttcggcgtcccgatagtaccgctgctaaaaccattaacccggccaaggaggggggcggctgtgcgcaacaataaccttgcctgcccacgatccaatggcaactcacgggtgaagtaataaccgtgcgctaaaccacataataaccgcgcactaccacgtgtccatacaccatacaccagaacaccaatactgtatgagtgcgtctaaaaataaacattaataaccaaccgtaccatttttcaaaattaccgtgggaagtataccaaattttcacaaaacaccatcccacatatttttatttaataacccggtatgaaatagcgataacaacaaaccacaattttctcgaagtacgagatgcaaccataaaaataccgcgggcataatttataaaatttaaaccaatattttcgtaaaatatttaacccaactatgcccggaaaatcaattttaaaaaccacgtacaaatgccaccaaaatacaccttgctcatgcataataaattaaaccacaatataattcataaataaatcacaccacatgagcataatttaaataccaatttaaataccaaataaatataattaattgcccaaaataatttttgaaggtggtcactcaccttgagcacgcaaatcaactaagatcctcctcgggatcaactccgccaCTCATACGCGCAcgtaaacaaccacagtgcacaaaccaaaaatattaatattttattcgggtaattcccaaatgggtacccggggagtgaacaccaaacgatatctaaggggttacgagttatataccgaatcgaagctcgcgtgatgaggatcacggattcggtcttactttccggtgatcggacccgacggggtcggaatctcgccggaaagcttttcgagtttcggctctgcaattctcccaaaccgtcgcaaattgacagaaacggaagccggattcgggttcaggaggtcgaacacagcggactggagccggccggaaaactgggtactcgccggaacagtactttccggcgagtcgccgcggtcaccggcaatcgtcgccgacggcggcgcgtgcggtggccattggtcgtgaaattttgcagacttgtagatcgtgaggagagcaacccaacggaaCTGGCGGTGAGCTAAACGGaagccggacggcggagaaatcaccgtttgaagatttccggtccctcgtcggaaaacgctccgatcccggcacgtcggtggtccgatggccgtgatttttggtgggtcggccggacttgaggagaggatgatgggtgtacggcgcgtgtggccggaaaatggctggAAGTGGGTCGATTTCCGGTGgctggcggtggagggaaaaaacTTGCCGCCGAACTTCGGATGTCCGattcgggcgcgtccggcggccgttcgccgtgaaatttggaggttttgccggaaatggggagggcaaCCTTGCTGGTCGGTGCAtgcacagtaactcggccggaacagttgaaaaattccggcggccggcggattctctctctctctttctctctcctctctctctttctctctcttccccgagaattttatcaaataaaaacccctttgtgacactgttcatgccacgtggaccaatcagaagctgacacgtggtgttcactgttcatcgactcaaaaatattaaaatattacggtatccggtaaacttcaaacgtccataactttttaaccggatgtccgtttcgagcatgccgctagtctgtgaactcgtatcgacgagcacttcacaaccatgcacgagtcaaagctcatttccccaaaaataaaaagtcaacttcggcaccccttggacagtttagaccgcaacttgtttcgctcataactttcaaaccgtagctccgttttcaacgtgctaccagtctacgaactcggggcatcgtgcacttctccacggtaccctggtcaactcgaaattccaactagatcaaaaagtcaacttttgaccccttcggtcaacggtcaacctcgatcaacgtgcacggattccggtgcgatttgggacggggtgttacacctgACATGCATCAATTTCccaatccacaatattcaattgcgtaagcataatttttaaagtaatatccttaaatccttaaaattcaagataggcataatttcattaaaatcccataaaatttccaaaattcataaatccatataaatgcatttttattaatgaaaataaactcacaaataaatttcacaataaataaattaatattaaaatcacaatttctttaaatatcaaattttcataaaatgaattccataatttatcaaaattgaaatatgcttcggtgcacacacatatacacatttcaaattgtccaaatattagcatccaaatttaatttgcaatttatcacataattaatatgatataaacatccaaatattaaaatataacgaaatataattaatttgacacccgaaattaatttttgaaggtgggtcactcatctcgagcacataattaacccaagatcctcaatgggatcaattccatgatgcgcacgtgctcctagaataacaatattacataactcaaataaattaatattttatttggataaataatacccggtattaggggggtttaacacaaacgttaaccaaaatttgtgagtagTATACCGAAacaaagcttatggaacgagaaTCGCATTActggcctccattgaccccaattccgccggtggtggtcggaatttgcccaGGAAGTACCGGCCAAACTTCACATCCTCATGACtcacgaaccacttcgaatttaaacaattggagaccatatttgaactcagaagacCCAAATAGGAGGAAATGGGTGGAAGATCGGACTGGACTGGCCGAAAACGATGAGAATCGCCGAAAAACTCAAACccaccgccgccgacttcacgggcccgatctgggcgcgtccgatGGCGTTTGGCTGAGAAAATTGGAGGTTGGCGTCGGCGGGGAATGGGCTCCTTCCCTGGCCAGCGCGTGTTTCCATCTGGCCACTGAAATCAAGCCAAAacggggagagagtcaaaggagagagagagagagaaaaatccCTGTGTGTTTTGCTGGTGCTTGatgggctcggggaagaaggagaagggaaagaaaggaaaagaaaagaaaagaaaaatgttttccCACATGgcgaaaaggaagagaaaaaaaaaaaggacaaaaagaaaaagaataaataaataaatattaaaatcataaaataataatagaaaataaagacaaaataatataatatagtattttcttattgctgacatgtgtcacttctaaaatattacacatggtgcatcccacttggtgacacgtggcacaactattcacatatttaaaaataatatcaaaataatactGAATTTGAAAAACTcaacaggtccataactttcaaaccacatgttcaaatcggaggtaccgctagtctatgaactcgtatcgacgagtacttcacaaccatgcatgagtcaaagctcaactttgcatgaacgaaaacaactccggcatcccttggacagtttggacttcaacttgttttgctcatgactttcaaaccgtagctttgttttcgacgtgctactagtctatgaactcgtgacaacgtatactttttaacggtacctcagtcaatgtgaaGTTCCATtagaagcaaaaagtcaacatttgatcccttctcggtcaacgacggtcaaacccggtcaaccttggtcaaatttgagaaatttccggtgtggATATTAcaggtttggacactgatataaaacttatgctttaaatttctcaaaacgataactttttatccgtaccTCGGAATTTGGTATagcaccagtctatgaactcgtatcgatgagatctatataatggtacctcagtcaaacccaAAATGTTGCCCATTGAAAAAGTCAGCTTGGatccacatattgttcacttaatcaaacttagttaaaattggtcaaacttgttaaaatatgtgtattttttGTATGGGGTGTTACAGTGGGTGGCTTTCCAATTGAGCCAAACTCACTtggcaaaattaatttaatatttttgtcaaattatattaacaaaataaatatcccAACAATGcgatattagattttttttttcttttatgaaaagatagcaaatgtttaattaattctttattgaAATTATGGGTACATaaacattcaaatatatatcatactaaattttctaaaatgtaaatatatatatatatatatatctgcatGATTTTAATGTGGAGATATTCATAAACAATGTTTTCATAAAAACTGTCATCCTTGTGTGATTTACCGAGGATGGATTTTGAAAATCATCATTTTTGAATGTCACATTAATTACTGTCTTTTACTAAAATCATCATCTTTGTGGAtatctacaaaataaaattgtatggATATCTATAATGTAGAAAACTCTATGTCATACTTCATTAAAAGTGGCTTTGAATGTTGGAATTTGGCGGTAGTATGCAATATTAgttggaaaataatgaaaattagtaATTTTATGATTGATTACTAGCTAGAGAGGGTAGGGGATTGAATTATAAGGAGAGTTAAACACATGTTACTGTTAcaccaaattaattttgacCTTCTTAAgtaacaattaaattaattaatcacaatatatatatatatatattattgttgcGTGgactatatattatttatattcaaatgtCAATTGCtgattatttttgaaagaaaatgtaTAGCAACTTTAGTTTTCCTCACCAATTATATATGGTAGACTTAATTCAATGAGACGTTAACTTAATAGGATTGGTTAACATTTTTGGGGCATAATTCATTTTGttcttattactatttttattttaaaaaattattgggtAGAATGGACCTACCACTTCAGCTATAGACCCGTCtagttaaatattattaattcattaagATTTAACACATCACCCATTCAGTTTCTTTTTAAGGAATACtctcattttaatttaaatatttttgaaagacaattatattaaaagcataaagatataaaaaaaatgttaaagataaaaataaataagagataaacatatattagaaaAGTAATTTGCATAACATAAACTGGTATAGATATGTATTTTGTATAATACCcgcttatgcaaaataaaattaacttgggcactaatatatatatatatatatatatatgtaacacatATAAGTATTATATATCGTACAAAAGGTTCAAgcattatacaaaaaaaaaaaaaattgtactttacgcatgcaaaatataatttgataattttattttttattatttttttggttaaatgttttggtcttttttggataataaaatgttttgataaaaaaaaagtattccttataaatttttttttgagagaaaattcttTTACAAGGAAATTGAATATGTTAAACATACTACAATTAAGCAAATTGATTTATcagtaaaaaaaattaccaattttaaattgattatgaagatatatatatatatatatatatagatgatgtgTTAAATTCAATGAGTTGGTAATCTTTGATTGAACGGCATGTACCACCTCAGTTATAGATCTGTCCTATCATATATCAGTCCTATCGAAATGTTTATTGATGAGATTAATACCACCACAAATATATATGCTTTAACATAGTAATTATCATACGATGCATTTAGTAATTATATGTAAATCATGTTAAATACAAGGCAACCAGATTTTGTTAAAATCTGAATATTTGGATGTGTAAAACAATCGTGCTTTAACAATGACATTCACAAAACTCAAATATTAGtaattacaaatataatttcaacatgaaaaattgtaatatatatttaaatttcaagaaTACACATGCTCAgtacatcatttatatatatatatatatatataacaaaactatcatttcttttggaaaagttaagaattcaattttaattattttttccagaATGAAAAATTTTCATTCCGAAATATATTAACAGATTATGTATAAAGTGAATGAAATTTTGATTCCCATTTGCAACcatatttaaaaaactaaaaaagaaagcagcaacaacaacaactcaGTACCATATGAAACGCAGTGTATACATAAATAtgacacacacatatatatatatatatacatatacatatatatatatatgtgtgtgtgtgtgtgtgtgtgtgtattcttGAATATCGTTTGAAGGAGTACCCGTGCACACGTGTTTTTATAAATGATATACCAGCCACAACCAATTAATTAGATCTCACTACACATTACTTTCACCGATCGAATCATTAGTTTTTCCATTTTCGCTATCAAAATTAACTATAGTTCAAACTACGTACCATTATGATTCATCATTTCCTTtctggtttttttctttttttgtatttatttgaaaaaattatgagaTCGACTTATCTTATTAGTTTGTTTATATGTTAACAGAAATTTAGAACCAGCTAGAGCTATGAAGGCCGCCAAATTCTATATAGAGTACTTGATAGCTAGTATTACCGAAATgctaaaaattaacatatatagtAATCTAAGAGGTTTTATGTCAAAGTTTTAGCATGGATGGAATAGATTCAAACTACAAAGTTAAGAATAAAGAAATTGTAGAGTAATAGGTAGAGAGGGTAGGTAGCTAGTGAGATCCCTTCCCTTACTCAATATGCAGTCGAATTAATGGTAAATTAAGAACTTggtcaaccaaaaaaataaaaattgtaaaatcaaGAAGTTAATTGGAGAAATGAGGATATAAATAGGTGATGCAACGGAGCAAGATCTCCTCAATACTCACAGAAgtaaaaagtggaaaaaaaagatGGCGGTTAGCGGGGGTGGGTTTTGGGGTAATGTGGCAGTAGTCCTAATAGAAATCTTGATCTTCATCTCTATTACTTGTAGTGGTACCGCAGAAGCTAGAGACATTCCTCATCATGAAGTGGTTAAATCTTCTTCCTTGCCTGTTAATGATAACAAGATATTTTTTCCATTTCCCTTTCCACTGCCTCCACTGCCTTCATTCCCATTCCCATTCCCATTCCCTCCAATATTTACCCgccctccaccaccaccaccaccaccaccacgacGTCGCCCACCACCACCTCCACGACATCCCCCACCACCACCACGACATCGCCCACCACCACCTCCACGACAtcccccaccaccaccaccctcACCATCACCGCCACCACCATCTCCACGGtatcctccaccaccaccaccaccctcACCATCATCTCCACCCCCACCTCCACGATATCCTCCACCACTGCCTCCTTCacctcctccaccaccaccgccaTCCCCAAAACCACCTtcaccaccacctccaccaccaccaccatcccCAAAACCACCTACACCATCACCATCCCCTAAACCACCTtcaccaccacctccacctccaccaccaTCCCCAAAACCACCTACACCATCACCATCCCCTAAACCACCTACACCATCTCCTTCCCCTGAACCACCTTCACCATCCCCTAAACCACCTACACCATCACCATCCCCGAAACCACCTACACCATCCCCATCCCCGAAACCACCTTCACCATCCCCTACACCATCTACACCATCACCATCCCCGAAACCACCTTCACCATCCCCTAAACCACCTACACCATCTCCATCCCCGAAACCACCTTCACCATCCCCTAAACCACCTTTTCCATCCCCAAAACCACCTGCACCATCTCCATCCCTGAAACCACCTTCACCATCCCCATCCCTGAAACCACCTTCACCATCCCCAAAACCACCTACACCATCACCATCCCCTAAACCACCTACACCATCCCCTCAACCATCTACACCATACCCATCCTCGAAACCACCTACACCTACACCATCCCCATCCCCGAAACCACCTACACCTACACCATCCCCTAAACCACCTACACCATCCCCATCCCCGAAACCACCTTCACCATCCCCAAAaccacctccaccaccacctcctccaGGAGCACCACCGCCTCCACCACCTGGTCCGCCACCACCTCCTCCAGGAGCACCACCGCCTCCACCACCTGGtccaccaccacctcctccaGAAGCACCACCGCCTCCACCACCTGGACCACATCCATAtccacatccacatccatatccatatccatatccacatccacatccacgTCCACGTCCACATCCACGTCCACGTCCACGtccacatccacatccatatccacatccacatccacatccacgATCTCCTCATCCTCCTAGACACACAGGTTAATAACCTCTGCAGTAACCGCCAGCTCTACTTAAGTTCAACTATACTACTACGTTCTTGTAAGTGAAcacattttgacttttttttcttattctttccatcttcttttaattatttctattatCTGAAAATTTTCGACCTGCTTTACACTAAACTATATATTCCATCcgaagaaaattatataattatgaaattctTGCTTTTCTGCTTCTTTTTTCCTCTCGGCCAGGATAAGAATGAGATCTCATAATTAAGGGTAATAAACAGTTCAAATGCTCTAGAgggtacccaaaaaaaataagaaaatgacaTTGTAGTATATATGAAGCAGATCAGGTtaaccaaattatatatatatatatatatatatataaaacagaggttagacaaattaattaatgttggTCAATTTACTTTCAATGAGAGGAATAGGACAGAATTGATCTTTTGACCAAAAACTTTCCGTACGCTTTATGAAGATAGACGTAAACTT includes:
- the LOC112490649 gene encoding glycine-rich cell wall structural protein-like encodes the protein MKSMYLPFNRNLVSHVRNEAAWLCTANCRDKKFYSRGDRGCGCGCGYGCGCGRGRGRGCGRGRGCGCGYGYGYGCGCGYGCGPGGGGGGASGGGGGGPGGGGGGAPGGGGGGPGGGGGGAPGGGGGGGGFGDGEGGFGDGDGVGGLGDGVGVGGFGDGDGVGVGGFEDGDGDGEGGFRDGDGAGGFGDGKGGLGDGEGGFGDGDGVGGLGDGEGGFGDGDGVDGVGDGEGGFGDGDGVGGFGDGDGVGGLGDGEGGSGEGDGVGGLGDGDGVGGFGDGGGGGGGGEGGLGDGDGVGGFGDGGGGGGGGEGGFGDGGGGGGGEGGSGGGYRGGGGGDDGEGGGGGGGYRGDGGGGDGEGGGGGGCRGGGGGRCRGGGGGCRGGGGGRRRGGGGGGGGGRVNIGGNGNGNGNEGSGGSGKGNGKNILLSLTGKEEDLTTS